The following proteins come from a genomic window of Sesamum indicum cultivar Zhongzhi No. 13 linkage group LG10, S_indicum_v1.0, whole genome shotgun sequence:
- the LOC105171293 gene encoding uncharacterized protein LOC105171293 (The sequence of the model RefSeq protein was modified relative to this genomic sequence to represent the inferred CDS: added 36 bases not found in genome assembly), with protein MQVKELEKIETSDLKEQENLEKTEEVEALGENCGKKDLSFNSVIDVSGKRLDFPLINGEESTVEEVYLYKNELNLIPRAVGRLKGLRTLKFFANEVNLFPVEFANLVQLESLQVKVTDPGVSGLELSKLGNLKELELSRVPPRPSSFPILSEIAGLKCLTRLSVCHFSIRYLPPEIGCLSNLEYLDLSFNKMRNLPDEIALLDMLISLKIANNKLVELPLGLSSLQKLENLDLSNNRLTSLGCLELEAMRNLQTLYLQHNQIRGIQIPSWICCNLEGNCRNLSNDESAEMDVYEGVILEIHTTPCSSVAPSSHLSGLSPSNRCLAARRAKGWKRRYNLKTKARQERLINCKKWKVDTSSRSSSEKCTTCSVSVNSDNATSQGLSVIADAELDNKDIFSEEKIHGNSLVAPRNEDFTAKNKSVDGCSCSEIDSDGTQKDVEANGLHSASVVSLSHAVEVLDEGSSSEVSNYLLKSKRHSDKDLDNPKPTKYRRPTNDPSYLSRQYSEISFCGVMDRLPDGFYDAGRDRPFMPLASYEKNLYLNSREVILLDRERDEDLDAILLCARALVCRFRQMNSSIDEHRDSASDKNLQTASLLALFVSDHFGGSDKSGVLQRTRKDVSGSNCRKPFVCTCATGTNSDANKTNKLSVDPMEDTIFRDICEKALQSIKERRNSIVVPIGSLQFGVCRHRALLMKYLCDRMEPRIPCELVRGYLDFSPHAWNVVIIKRGESLVRMIVDACHPHDIREESDPEYFCRYIPLSRVSALVADSDAGPNCSFPSISLCDEIGKLASTSLMRCNFGSLEAAVKVRTINVTGASADEVKNFEFSCLGEVRMLSFLNHSCIIEFYGHQISSKWSLTEDGNSGGRILQSAILMEYIKGGSLRTYVERLSSNGEKHVALDLALSIARDVAFALTELHAKHIIHRDIKSENVLIDLDKKRQDGTPVVKICDFDRAIPLHSYSHTCCIAHVGVPPTDICVGTPRWMAPEVFRAMHKRNMYGLVSSFCVSCLLFFLFGCLLLELLTLQVPYFGLPESDIHDSLQKGERPKLTEELEALAQSDGELETESETLQFLVKLYHHCTEKNPADRPSAEKIYNSLLARAGSVTDSTNTEQE; from the exons ATGCAGGTGAAGGAATTGGAGAAAATTGAAACTTCCGACTTAAAAGAGCaagaaaatttggaaaaaaccGAGGAAGTGGAGGCTTTGGGGGAGAATTGTGGAAAAAAGGATTTGAGTTTCAATTCCGTCATTGATGTTTCTGGAAAAAGATTGGATTTTCCTCTGATTAATGGCGAGGAAAGCACGGTGGAAGAGGTGTATTTGTACAAGAATGAGTTGAATTTGATTCCGAGGGCTGTGGGGAGGCTTAAGGGTTTAAGAACACTGAAGTTTTTTGCGAATGAAGTAAATTTGTTTCCAGTGGAGTTTGCGAATTTGGTGCAGCTAGAAAGCTTGCAAGTGAAGGTAACTGATCCTGGAGTTAGTGGGTTGGAGTTGAGTAAGTTAGGGAATTTGAAAGAACTGGAGCTCAGTAGAGTGCCGCCAAGGCCTTCTAGTTTCCCAATTCTGAGCGAGATTGCTGGACTTAAGTGCTTGACTAGGCTCTCTGTTTGTCATTTCTCGATAAG ATACCTTCCTCCAGAAATTGGCTGCCTTAGTAATTTAGAGTACTTGGATCTTTCATTTAACAAGATGCGGAACTTACCAGATGAAATTGCTTTGTTGGACATGTTGATATCTCTGAAAATAGCCAATAATAAATTGGTTGAGCTACCTTTGGGACTTTCCTCACTGCAAAAATTGGAGAACTTGGACCTGTCAAATAACCGATTGACTTCCTTAGGGTGTTTAGAACTTGAAGCTATGCGTAACCTTCAAACTCTATATCTTCAG CATAATCAGATACGTGGTATTCAAATACCGTCATGGATATGCTGCAATTTGGAAGGCAACTGCAGGAATCTATCAAATGACGAATCTGCTGAGATGGATGTGTATGAAGGCGTCATCCTGGAGATTCATACTACTCCTT GCTCTTCTGTTGCACCATCAAGTCATTTGAGTGGATTGTCACCTAGCAATCGATGTTTAGCTGCACGAAGGGCCAAAGGATGGAAACGCCGgtataatttgaaaacaaaagctCGGCAGGAGAGATTGATTAACTGCAAGAAATGGAAAGTTGATACGAGCAGCCGAAGCTCTTCTGAAAAATGCACGACATGCAGTGTGTCTGTTAATAGTGATAATGCCACATCACAAGGTTTATCTGTCATTGCAGATGCAGAGCTTGACAacaaagatatattttcagaagAGAAGATACATGGAAACTCACTTGTCGCTCCTAGAAATGAGGACTTTACAGCAAAGAATAAGTCTGTGGATGGATGTTCATGTTCAGAAATTGATTCTGATGGGACGCAAAAAGATGTGGAGGCCAATGGTTTGCACTCTGCGAGTgtggtctctctctctcatgcTGTTGAAGTGCTGGATGAAGGTTCATCTTCTGAAGTATCTAATTATCTACTAAAGTCAAAAAGGCATTCAGACAAAGATCTTGATAATCCCAAGCCCACCAAATACCGCAGGCCAACCAATGATCCCTCTTACTTGTCACGCCAATATAGTGAAATATCATTTTGTGGAGTCATGGATCGTCTGCCTGACGGATTTTATGATGCAGGACGAGATAGGCCCTTTATGCCACTGGCTAGTTATGAGAAAAATCTGTATCTTAATTCGCGGGAAGTGATTCTTCTTGACCG TGCTCGAGCCTTGGTGTGCCGGTTTAGGCAGATGAACAGTTCTATTGATGAACATAGAGATTCTGCGAGCGATAAAAATTTGCAGACTGCATCCTTGCTGGCTCTTTTTGTGTCGGATCATTTTGGAGGAAGTGATAAAAGTGGTGTTCTTCAGAGGACACGGAAAGATGTTTCTGGTTCAAATTGCAGGAAACCTTTTGTTTGTACGTGTGCTACTGGGACCAACAGTGATGCTAATAAAACCAATAAGCTGAGTGTGGACCCCATGGAAGATACTATTTTCCGAGACATCTGTGAGAAGGCTCTTCAATCTATAAAAGAAAGACGAAATTCTATTGTAGTTCCCATTGGGAGTCTGCAGTTTGGTGTTTGTCGGCATAGAGCGTTGCTGATGAAG TATCTATGTGATCGCATGGAGCCTCGAATCCCTTGTGAGCTTGTAAGGGGTTACTTGGACTTTTCTCCACATGCCTGGAATGTTGTCATTATAAAAAGGGGTGAGTCATTGGTTCGCATGATAGTTGATGCATGCCATCCCCATGACATCAGGGAGGAAAGTGACCCTGAATATTTTTGCAG GTATATTCCATTAAGCCGGGTCAGTGCTCTTGTGGCCGATTCTGATGCTGGTCCTAATTGCTCATTTCCGTCTATCTCTCTATGTGATGAGATTGGAaaattagcatccacctctcTGATGCGATGTAATTTTGGATCACTGGAGGCTGCTGTGAAG GTGCGAACCATCAATGTCACTGGGGCTTCTGCTGATGAAGTCAAGAACTTTGAGTTCTCGTGTTTAGGGGAAGTCAGAATGTTGAGTTTCCTGAACCATTCCTGCATTATAGAATTTTATGGTCATCAGATATCATCCAAGTGGTCTCTGACTGAAGATGGAAATTCTGGTGGTCGTATATTACAGTCTGCTATATTGATGGAGTACATAAAAGGAGGATCCTTAAGG ACCTATGTGGAGAGACTATCAAGTAATGGTGAGAAGCATGTTGCACTGGACTTGGCACTATCTATTGCCCGAGATGTGGCATTTGCATTGACTGAATTACATGCTAAGCACATTATTCATCGTGACATAAAAAGTGAGAATGTTTTGATTGATCTTGACAAGAAACGGCAGGATGGCACACCTGTCGTGAAGATTTGTGATTTTGATAGGGCAATCCCTCTACATTCTTACTCGCATACGTGCTGCATTGCACATGTTGGAGTACCTCCCACGGATATTTGTGTTGGGACTCCTCGATGGATGGCGCCTGAGGTGTTTCGTGCAATGCACAAGCGTAACATGTATGGGTTGGTAAGTTCTTTCTGTGTCAGTTGTTTACTGTTTTTCTT ATTTGGCTGCCTGCTTCTGGAATTGTTGACTTTACAAGTCCCTTATTTTGGATTGCCAGAATCTGACATCCACGACTCTCTGCAG AAGGGAGAACGGCCTAAACTGACAGAGGAACTGGAGGCGTTGGCTCAATCTGATGGGGAGCTCGAGACTGAATCGGAAACCCTTCAATTTCTTGTCAAACTGTACCATCATTGTACAGAAAAGAATCCAGCTGATCGTCCGTCAGCAGAGAAAATCTATAATTCGTTGCTTGCCCGTGCAGGTTCAGTTACTGATTCAACAAATACGGAGCAAGAATAG
- the LOC105171294 gene encoding meiotic recombination protein DMC1 homolog: MLAFKAEEQSQLQLVEREEIEDEEDLFEAIDKLTAHGINAGDVKKLQDAGIYTCNGLMMHTKKSLTGIKGLSEAKVDKICEAVEKIVNFGYITGSDALLKRKAVVRITTGSQALDELLGGGIETLAITEAFGEFRSGKTQLAHTLCVSTQLPVNMRGGNGKVAYIDTEGTFRPDRIIPIAERFGMDPGAVLDNIIYARAYTYEHQYNLLLGLAAKMAEEPFRLLIVDSVIALFRVDFTGRGELAERQQKLAQMLSRLMKIAEEFNVAVYMTNQVIADPGGGVFISDPKKPAGGHVLAHAATIRLMFRKGKGEQRVCKVFDAPNLPEAEAISFLFVLNLVLNIFNLD, encoded by the exons ATGCTCGCATTCAA AGCTGAAGAGCAGAGCCAGCTACAGCTCGtggaaagagaagaaatagaagatgaagaagactTGTTTGAAGCAATTGATAAAT TGACGGCTCATGGAATCAATGCTGGAGATGTGAAGAAGCTGCAGGATGCTGGCATCTACACATGCAATGGCTTAATGATGCACACCAAGAAG AGTTTGACTGGAATCAAAGGATTGTCCGAGGCAAAAGTTGATAAAATCTGTGAAGCTGTAGAGAAGATAGTG AACTTCGGTTACATCACTGGAAGCGATGCTCTGCTGAAA AGAAAAGCAGTTGTTCGCATCACAACTGGAAGTCAAGCTCTAGATGAACTTCTAGGGG GTGGGATAGAAACTCTGGCAATTACAGAAGCTTTTGGAGAATTCAG ATCTGGGAAAACACAGCTGGCGCATACTCTCTGTGTTTCCACACAG CTTCCTGTTAATATGAGAGGAGGCAACGGAAAGGTTGCTTACATTGATACTGAGGGGACGTT CCGACCAGATCGAATTATACCTATAGCTGAAAGATTTGGAATGGATCCAGGAGCTGTACTTGACAAT ATCATATATGCTCGCGCTTATACATACGAGCATCAGTACAACCTGCTTCTTGGTCTAGCAGCCAAGATGGCTGAAGAGCCTTTCAGACTTTTG ATTGTTGATTCGGTGATAGCCCTCTTTCGAGTAGACTTCACAGGAAGAGGAGAACTTGCAGAACGCCAG CAAAAGTTAGCTCAGATGCTCTCAAGATTGATGAAGATTGCTGAGGAATTCAATGTTGCTGTGTATATGACCAACCAGG TTATTGCCGATCCTGGAGGAGGAGTCTTTATATCAGATCCGAAGAAGCCAGCAGGAGGGCATGTTTTGGCTCATGCAGCCACCATAAGGCTAATGTTCAGGAAGGGCAAAGGTGAACAACGTGTGTGCAAGGTTTTTGATGCTCCCAATCTTCCTGAAGCTGAAGCAATAtcctttctttttgtgttAAACTTAGtacttaatatattcaatctTGATTGA
- the LOC105171295 gene encoding stem-specific protein TSJT1, translating into MLAVLHKSVAKCPEALLQNTQPQSVSALKDGFLANHFSSVHPGSVVINLASSGFIAYSSDRQNPLLPRLFAVVDDIFCLFEGHIDNVAHLKQQYGLSKTANEVIIVIEAYRTLRDRGPYPADQVVRDIQGKFAFVLFDTTSKATFIASDADGSVPFFWGTDSEGNVVVSDDSEVVKQGCGKSFAPFPKGCFFTSSGGLRSYEHPVNELKAVPRVDSSGEVCGLTFKVDEASRKEKAGMPRVGSDANWSQNY; encoded by the exons ATGCTTGCAGTTCTCCACAAATCGGTGGCTAAATGCCCTGAAGCATTACTGCAGAACACCCAACCTCAATCTGTTTCCGCCCTCAAAGACGGATTCTTGGCGAACCATTTCTCCTCCGTGCACCCCGGCTCCGTCGTCATCAATCTTGCTTCTTCTGGTTTCATTGCCTATTCTTCTGATAGACAGAACCCTCTTTTGCCCAG ACTTTTTGCTGTTGTTGACGACATATTCTGCTTGTTCGAAGGCCACATCGACAATGTTGCACATCTTAAGCAGCAGTATGGCTTAAGCAAGACAGCGAACGAAGTAATCATTGTTATTGAGGCTTACAGGACTTTGAGGGATAGAGGTCCTTATCCCGCTGATCAAGTCGTGAGGGACATTCAAGGGAAATTTGCGTTCGTTCTGTTCGACACAACTTCAAAAGCCACATTTATTGCTTCT GATGCTGATGGGAGCGTACCCTTCTTCTGGGGAACTGATTCCGAAGGTAATGTTGTTGTTTCTGATGACAGTGAAGTTGTAAAGCAAGGTTGCGGCAAATCTTTTGCTCCATTTCCCAAag GATGCTTCTTCACATCCTCTGGTGGCCTGAGGAGTTATGAGCATCCAGTAAATGAGTTGAAGGCTGTGCCAAGAGTCGACAGTTCTGGGGAGGTGTGCGGTTTAACTTTTAAGGTAGATGAGGCGTCACGGAAAGAAAAAGCTGGAATGCCTAGAGTTGGTAGTGATGCGAATTGGTCCCAGAACTATTGA
- the LOC105171296 gene encoding transmembrane emp24 domain-containing protein p24beta3, with translation MDGSGRITRSGRLAYALLGLLLLSLLSRTSALSVTVNDIECVYEYVLYEGDTVSGNFVVVDHDIFWSSDHPGIDFTVTSPAGNTVHTLKGTSGDKFEFKAPRSGMYKFCFHNPYSTPETVSFYIHVGHIPTEHDLAKDEHLDPINVKIAELREALESVTAEQKYLKARDARHRHTNESTRRRVIFYTVAEYILLALVSGLQVVYIRKLFSKSVAYNRV, from the exons ATGGATGGGAGCGGAAGAATTACCAGGTCCGGCCGGTTGGCGTACGCTCTTCTTGGCCTCCTGCTTTTGAGCTTGCTGAGCCGTACATCGGCGCTCTCGGTCACGGTAAACGACATCGAGTGCGTCTACGAATACGTATTGTATGAAGGCGACACCGTCTCCGGGAACTTCGTTGTCGTGGATCACGATATCTTCTGGAGCAGCGATCATCCTGGCATTGACTTCACT GTGACATCTCCTGCAGGTAATACTGTGCACACTTTGAAAGGAACATCTGGAGACAAATTTGAGTTTAAGGCCCCTAGAAGTGGAATGTACAAGTTTTGCTTCCACAATCCTTATTCTACACCAGAAACAGTCTCTTTCTATATTCATGTTGGCCATATTCCAACTGAACACGATCTTGCCAAGGATG AACATTTGGACCCcattaatgtaaaaattgcTGAACTGAGGGAGGCACTGGAATCTGTTACCGCAGAGCAGAAATACTTGAAAGCACGTGATGCTCGCCATCGCCATA CAAATGAGAGCACAAGGAGGCGCGTCATATTTTACACTGTTGCAGAATACATTTTGCTAGCTCTTGTAAGCGGCCTTCAGGTTGTATACATACGTAAATTGTTCAGCAAGTCAGTGGCATACAACCGTGTTTGA
- the LOC105171297 gene encoding early light-induced protein 2, chloroplastic isoform X2 translates to MAASCYGVAAAISCGSPVTRRAAGLNKFFGPTNYAMLPAKRVAKFRVRSMAEEDDQIKEPAVVPPKPTTPPKPKVSTGFSDVLAFSGPGPERINGRLAMIGFVAAIGMEIANGQDIFAQVQNGGIPWFLGTSVLLSLASLIPMFRGVTAESKSGDLMTSDAELWNGRFAMLGLVALAFTEYVKGGALV, encoded by the exons ATGGCTGCGTCTTGCTATGGGGTGGCAGCAGCAATCTCATGTGGAAGCCCAGTTACAAGAAGGGCTGCAGGTTTAAACAAATTCTTTGGACCTACTAACTACGCCATGTTGCCTGCCAAGAGGGTTGCCAAGTTTAGGGTTAGAAGCATGGCTGag GAGGATGATCAGATCAAAGAGCCTGCGGTTGTTCCACCTAAGCCAACCACTCCTCCTAAGCCCAAG GTGAGTACCGGCTTTTCTGACGTGTTGGCCTTCAGCGGCCCAGGGCCGGAGAGGATCAACGGCCGGCTGGCTATGATCGGATTCGTGGCGGCGATCGGAATGGAAATAGCCAATGGACAAGATATCTTCGCCCAAGTGCAAAACGGGGGAATTCCGTGGTTCTTGGGCACCAGCGTTTTGCTGTCCCTGGCATCTCTCATACCCATGTTTAGAGGTGTCACTGCGGAATCCAAATCCGGGGATTTGATGACATCCGATGCAGAACTGTGGAACGGGAGGTTTGCTATGCTGGGGCTGGTGGCGTTGGCTTTCACAGAGTATGTGAAGGGTGGTGCTCTAGTGTGA
- the LOC105171297 gene encoding early light-induced protein 1, chloroplastic isoform X1, whose amino-acid sequence MAASCYGVAAAISCGSPVTRRAAGLNKFFGPTNYAMLPAKRVAKFRVRSMAEQEDDQIKEPAVVPPKPTTPPKPKVSTGFSDVLAFSGPGPERINGRLAMIGFVAAIGMEIANGQDIFAQVQNGGIPWFLGTSVLLSLASLIPMFRGVTAESKSGDLMTSDAELWNGRFAMLGLVALAFTEYVKGGALV is encoded by the exons ATGGCTGCGTCTTGCTATGGGGTGGCAGCAGCAATCTCATGTGGAAGCCCAGTTACAAGAAGGGCTGCAGGTTTAAACAAATTCTTTGGACCTACTAACTACGCCATGTTGCCTGCCAAGAGGGTTGCCAAGTTTAGGGTTAGAAGCATGGCTGag CAGGAGGATGATCAGATCAAAGAGCCTGCGGTTGTTCCACCTAAGCCAACCACTCCTCCTAAGCCCAAG GTGAGTACCGGCTTTTCTGACGTGTTGGCCTTCAGCGGCCCAGGGCCGGAGAGGATCAACGGCCGGCTGGCTATGATCGGATTCGTGGCGGCGATCGGAATGGAAATAGCCAATGGACAAGATATCTTCGCCCAAGTGCAAAACGGGGGAATTCCGTGGTTCTTGGGCACCAGCGTTTTGCTGTCCCTGGCATCTCTCATACCCATGTTTAGAGGTGTCACTGCGGAATCCAAATCCGGGGATTTGATGACATCCGATGCAGAACTGTGGAACGGGAGGTTTGCTATGCTGGGGCTGGTGGCGTTGGCTTTCACAGAGTATGTGAAGGGTGGTGCTCTAGTGTGA